Proteins from a single region of Anaerolineales bacterium:
- a CDS encoding cupin produces the protein MVPESKGITAKILSTVDLGPEIEGMASRQFRMRMFTFEPGAVFGPLHDHKDRPGIVYILQGTITDHRNGV, from the coding sequence ATGGTACCTGAGTCGAAAGGTATTACAGCGAAAATACTTTCGACGGTTGATCTTGGACCTGAGATCGAGGGCATGGCAAGCCGCCAGTTTCGTATGCGTATGTTTACCTTTGAGCCTGGAGCTGTCTTTGGCCCGCTTCACGACCATAAAGACAGACCAGGCATCGTCTATATACTACAAGGAACGATCACTGATCATCGAAATGGAGT